A single Blastococcus colisei DNA region contains:
- a CDS encoding M48 family metallopeptidase — protein sequence MSRVGREGARAALATAVILGIALAAVIVVTTPWTPLPEPVGGHSPVDPTAGLSPEQVDRAEAFAAALRPASVASLLLGLAVSALLGLTRAGGRLVRAVTAPLGGGWVWQVLLGVLALAVVGRLVTLPLSAYGEVVRQRYGLSTRSWGLWLRDVGVSTAIDAGLTAVSVLVLVLLARRLPRTWWAWAGAGAAALVVVGSFLWPVLMEPAFNRFEPLAAGQLRSDLLELAEENGTPVEDVLVSDASRRTTALNAYVSGFGSTRRIVLYDTVLDRLPDDQVESIVAHELGHVATDDVLAGTLMGALGAGAGVAALGWLLSAPRLLRRAGADGPGDPRVIPLLLFLMAVGTLLSTPVQNAVSRQVESRADVRALDLTGDPEAFAAMQQDLAGSNLNDPDPPDAWHWLFGSHPTVAQRLAMAADWARLERP from the coding sequence GTGAGCCGGGTGGGTCGGGAAGGTGCTCGCGCCGCGCTGGCCACCGCGGTGATCCTCGGCATCGCGCTCGCCGCCGTCATCGTCGTTACCACGCCCTGGACGCCGTTGCCCGAACCGGTGGGCGGGCACAGTCCGGTCGACCCCACCGCCGGCCTCTCGCCGGAGCAGGTGGACCGCGCCGAGGCGTTCGCGGCGGCGCTCCGTCCTGCCTCCGTGGCCTCGCTGCTGCTCGGCCTGGCCGTCTCGGCGCTGCTCGGCCTCACCCGGGCCGGCGGCCGGCTGGTGCGGGCGGTCACCGCACCGCTCGGTGGGGGATGGGTCTGGCAGGTGCTGCTCGGCGTCCTCGCGCTCGCCGTCGTGGGGCGGCTGGTCACCCTGCCCCTCTCGGCCTACGGGGAGGTGGTGCGGCAGCGCTACGGGCTGTCCACGCGGAGCTGGGGGCTCTGGCTGCGCGATGTCGGCGTCTCCACGGCGATCGACGCCGGCCTGACCGCCGTGAGCGTGCTCGTGCTGGTGCTGCTGGCCCGACGGCTGCCGAGGACCTGGTGGGCGTGGGCGGGGGCCGGGGCCGCCGCGCTGGTGGTCGTCGGCTCGTTCCTCTGGCCGGTCCTGATGGAGCCGGCCTTCAACCGGTTCGAGCCGCTGGCGGCCGGTCAGTTGCGCAGCGACCTGCTCGAGCTGGCCGAGGAGAACGGGACGCCGGTCGAGGACGTGCTGGTGTCGGACGCCTCCCGGCGTACGACGGCACTGAACGCCTACGTCTCCGGGTTCGGCTCCACCCGCCGGATCGTCCTCTACGACACCGTGCTGGACCGGTTGCCCGACGACCAGGTCGAGTCGATCGTCGCCCACGAGCTGGGGCACGTGGCCACCGACGACGTCCTCGCCGGGACCCTCATGGGGGCGCTCGGAGCGGGAGCCGGCGTGGCGGCGCTGGGCTGGCTGCTCTCGGCACCGCGGCTGCTCCGGCGGGCAGGCGCCGACGGCCCGGGGGATCCCCGGGTGATCCCGCTGCTGCTCTTCCTCATGGCGGTGGGCACCCTCCTCTCCACGCCGGTGCAGAACGCGGTCTCCCGGCAGGTCGAGTCGCGGGCGGACGTACGTGCTCTCGACCTCACCGGCGATCCGGAAGCCTTCGCCGCCATGCAGCAGGACCTGGCCGGCTCCAACCTCAACGACCCGGATCCGCCGGACGCGTGGCACTGGCTCTTCGGCTCCCACCCGACCGTGGCGCAGCGGCTGGCCATGGCCGCGGACTGGGCCCGACTGGAGCGCCCGTGA
- a CDS encoding C40 family peptidase encodes MTAALTFTVLPGTATADPRDITTAGQAAQAVADAEHELEVVTEELNEAKVQLEAQHAAVASAEQAAADAQAQLDSLDGQVRQLARSAYTSEGFSPLDVLLTSDSAEELVHQLGTLDAIAGHTNQQLAEVAEAAAAAEQAQTAADEATAEAQRAVDEIAAQQEDLEAQIADFQRQYAALSAPQQEEVARAHGGTEAQPAPSGVVAPSGAAQVAVDTALAQVGDAYVWGAGGPNAFDCSGLTQYAYSAAGVSLPHSSRSQSQMGSPVSVGDLQPGDLLFYYEPTSHVAMYVGGGKMVHASTSSKPVMVVDFNSMSGFTHARRIG; translated from the coding sequence GTGACCGCGGCCCTGACCTTCACCGTCCTCCCGGGCACCGCGACTGCCGACCCGCGGGACATCACCACCGCTGGGCAGGCCGCTCAGGCCGTCGCCGACGCCGAGCACGAGCTCGAGGTGGTCACCGAGGAACTCAACGAGGCCAAGGTCCAGCTCGAGGCACAGCACGCTGCCGTCGCCAGCGCCGAGCAGGCCGCGGCCGACGCGCAGGCGCAGCTGGACTCCCTCGACGGCCAGGTGCGCCAGCTGGCCCGCTCCGCCTACACCAGCGAGGGCTTCTCCCCGCTGGACGTGCTGCTGACCAGCGACTCGGCCGAGGAGCTGGTGCACCAGCTCGGCACCCTCGATGCCATCGCCGGGCACACCAACCAGCAGCTCGCCGAGGTCGCCGAGGCCGCCGCCGCGGCCGAGCAGGCACAGACCGCCGCGGACGAGGCCACGGCGGAGGCGCAGCGCGCCGTCGACGAGATCGCCGCCCAGCAGGAGGACCTCGAGGCGCAGATCGCCGACTTCCAGCGCCAGTACGCGGCGCTGAGCGCTCCCCAGCAGGAGGAGGTCGCCCGGGCGCACGGTGGCACGGAGGCGCAGCCCGCTCCCAGCGGCGTCGTGGCCCCGAGCGGCGCGGCTCAGGTCGCAGTGGACACGGCGCTCGCCCAGGTCGGCGACGCCTACGTCTGGGGCGCCGGCGGTCCGAACGCGTTCGACTGCTCAGGTCTCACGCAGTACGCCTACTCCGCTGCGGGGGTGAGCCTGCCGCACTCCAGCAGGAGCCAGTCGCAGATGGGCTCCCCGGTGTCCGTCGGTGATCTCCAGCCGGGCGACCTGCTCTTCTACTACGAGCCGACCAGCCACGTGGCGATGTACGTCGGCGGCGGGAAGATGGTCCACGCCTCGACCTCCAGCAAGCCGGTCATGGTGGTGGACTTTAACTCGATGAGCGGCTTCACGCACGCGCGCCGCATCGGCTGA
- a CDS encoding D-alanyl-D-alanine carboxypeptidase family protein — protein sequence MLPRSGRRTGGTAVRTAFAVVAAAALAAAVTAPASAAPSDQPGGTSAVLDSRALDELQQRAAEVQTGLQQQQAEVAAAREELARAERAVADAEAVVSEAESELAVHQRAVAAYAAAVYRDGGAVTPLTLLLSGGDPGDVVAALGFLEVVDGHAAQVIGVAAGLRQTALDQQQRATAALTQARARADAVAGKVAELEAAADAVTDELDEALGVVDRQLAQLQQEQLDVNDRTAANWRAYVEQLTAAGITPPPAAALLDPPAGLPAGLVPVGAVDGGAQRGAAQLPRQPTSLLVLPAETLGAVTAAMGALGRPYAPGTAGPDSWDCGSLVQSVYGSAGIQLPGTQADLFAATTPVAPADVLPGDLVFLGSAESGLGHVGIALDPRTMLAADARAGAVVVRTLPADQVLGIGRPGLGQRAPVAAPGPTGGALRVECGNTVYPPSYDGTRSWGGYPNGLIPPSAMCPIGAGAHTLRCDAAAAYRALSAAYAGAFGTPICITDSYRTYAGQVRLYGQKPALAAVPGTSNHGWGLAVDLCGGIDRFGTPQYAWMKANAGRFGFLHPDWAEPGNGREEPWHWEFAGT from the coding sequence ATGCTCCCGCGCTCCGGGCGGCGCACTGGTGGGACTGCGGTTCGGACGGCCTTCGCGGTGGTGGCCGCCGCCGCCCTCGCGGCCGCCGTGACCGCGCCGGCGTCGGCGGCACCCAGCGACCAGCCCGGCGGCACCTCGGCGGTACTGGACAGCCGGGCGCTGGACGAGCTGCAGCAGCGCGCCGCCGAGGTGCAGACCGGGCTCCAGCAGCAGCAGGCCGAGGTGGCCGCCGCGCGGGAGGAGCTGGCGCGGGCCGAGCGGGCCGTCGCGGACGCCGAGGCGGTGGTGTCCGAGGCCGAGAGCGAGCTGGCCGTCCACCAGCGGGCGGTCGCCGCCTACGCGGCGGCGGTCTACCGGGACGGCGGGGCGGTCACCCCGTTGACCCTTCTGCTGTCCGGTGGCGATCCGGGGGACGTCGTGGCGGCGCTGGGATTCCTGGAGGTCGTCGACGGACACGCAGCCCAGGTCATCGGCGTCGCGGCAGGACTCCGGCAGACGGCGCTGGATCAGCAGCAGCGGGCGACGGCCGCGCTGACGCAGGCCCGTGCGCGTGCCGACGCGGTCGCCGGGAAGGTGGCCGAGCTCGAGGCCGCCGCCGACGCGGTCACCGACGAGCTGGACGAGGCCCTCGGCGTCGTCGACCGCCAGCTCGCCCAGCTGCAGCAGGAGCAGCTCGACGTCAACGACCGGACGGCAGCCAACTGGCGGGCCTACGTCGAGCAGCTGACCGCAGCCGGCATCACCCCTCCGCCCGCGGCTGCCCTCCTGGACCCGCCCGCAGGGCTGCCGGCCGGCCTGGTGCCGGTCGGGGCCGTCGACGGTGGTGCCCAGCGCGGCGCGGCCCAGCTGCCCCGGCAGCCCACGTCCCTGCTGGTCCTGCCGGCCGAGACGCTGGGCGCCGTCACCGCGGCGATGGGCGCACTCGGGCGTCCCTACGCCCCTGGAACCGCCGGGCCCGACTCGTGGGACTGCGGATCGCTCGTGCAGTCGGTCTACGGGTCGGCGGGTATCCAGCTGCCCGGCACCCAGGCCGATCTCTTCGCCGCCACCACGCCGGTCGCCCCGGCCGACGTCCTCCCGGGCGACCTGGTCTTCCTGGGCTCCGCCGAGTCGGGACTCGGCCACGTCGGGATCGCGCTGGACCCGAGGACCATGCTGGCCGCCGACGCGCGGGCCGGTGCTGTCGTGGTCCGCACGCTGCCTGCAGACCAGGTCCTCGGCATCGGGCGCCCGGGTCTGGGGCAGCGGGCGCCGGTCGCCGCCCCCGGTCCCACCGGCGGAGCGCTGCGCGTGGAGTGCGGGAACACCGTCTACCCGCCCAGCTACGACGGCACGCGCTCCTGGGGCGGCTATCCCAACGGCCTCATCCCGCCGAGCGCCATGTGCCCGATCGGCGCGGGTGCCCACACACTGCGCTGTGACGCCGCGGCGGCCTACCGGGCGTTGTCGGCCGCGTACGCCGGTGCGTTCGGGACGCCGATCTGCATCACCGACTCCTACCGCACCTATGCCGGCCAGGTGCGCCTCTACGGACAGAAGCCGGCCCTGGCGGCGGTCCCGGGCACCAGCAACCACGGTTGGGGCCTGGCGGTGGACCTCTGCGGCGGGATCGACCGGTTCGGCACGCCGCAGTACGCCTGGATGAAGGCCAACGCCGGCCGGTTCGGCTTCCTCCACCCCGACTGGGCCGAGCCCGGCAACGGGCGCGAGGAGCCCTGGCACTGGGAGTTCGCCGGCACCTGA
- a CDS encoding DEDD exonuclease domain-containing protein — translation MPSSPALPRDVPLRQDPQRYEQVTIDELGTPLADVTFVVVDLETTGGSPKDSAITEIGAVKVRGGLVLGEFQTLVDPGREIPPYISVLTGITSMMVAAAPRIGTVLPAFLEFARGAVLVAHNAPFDIGFLKAACAENGIAWPAAASVDTAVLARRLLTRDEVPNCKLATLAPYFSATTSPTHRALDDARATVDVLHGLFERLGPLGITSLEELTGLTRQVDPERLRKRHLADSVPRGPGVYLFRGPRDEPLYVGTSNDLRSRVRSYFSASEQRSRITEMVALSQRVDAIPCAHDLEAAVRELRLIAEHKPRYNRRSRFPERALWIRLTEEPFPRLSVVRRVRPGAGVFLGPFPDRRAADAAVAAVHEALPLRQCTTRISPRVSSSACALFGMGRCGGPCTGAQSVEEYASIAAVFRAAVDHDPRDLLAPLLARVDRLATEERYEDAAILRDRVAVLVRAVRRRQRLESLAAVPELVLARTDGSRGWHLSVVRRGRLVAAGGAPRGTSVRATLPGLLATAETPVGPDDELAATVDETELILRWMEKPGTRLVELTGTLACAAPGTGAFSSFLARVGTGHSGRDPFADDRSLGTRARPERVTAGTGGRGRSRLGSPA, via the coding sequence GTGCCCTCCTCCCCCGCTCTCCCCCGCGATGTTCCCCTGCGGCAGGACCCGCAGCGGTACGAGCAGGTCACCATCGACGAACTCGGCACGCCGCTGGCCGACGTCACGTTCGTGGTGGTGGACCTCGAGACGACGGGCGGGTCGCCGAAGGACAGCGCGATCACCGAGATCGGAGCGGTGAAGGTCCGCGGCGGGCTCGTCCTCGGCGAGTTCCAGACGCTGGTCGACCCGGGCCGGGAGATCCCGCCCTACATCAGCGTCCTGACCGGCATCACGTCGATGATGGTCGCCGCGGCGCCCCGCATCGGCACGGTGCTCCCTGCCTTCCTGGAGTTCGCCCGGGGGGCCGTCCTGGTCGCCCACAACGCCCCCTTCGACATCGGGTTCCTCAAGGCGGCCTGCGCCGAGAACGGCATCGCGTGGCCGGCCGCGGCGTCGGTGGACACCGCGGTGCTGGCCCGCCGGCTGCTCACCCGCGACGAGGTGCCCAACTGCAAGCTGGCCACGCTGGCGCCCTACTTCTCCGCCACCACCTCGCCCACCCACCGGGCCCTGGACGACGCACGCGCCACCGTCGACGTCCTGCACGGCCTCTTCGAGCGGCTCGGCCCCCTCGGCATCACCTCCCTGGAGGAGCTGACGGGGCTGACCCGCCAGGTCGACCCCGAGCGGCTGCGCAAGCGGCACCTGGCCGACAGCGTGCCGCGGGGACCGGGCGTCTACCTGTTCCGCGGTCCGCGCGACGAGCCGCTGTACGTCGGGACGTCGAACGACCTCCGCAGCCGGGTGCGCAGCTACTTCTCCGCCAGCGAGCAGCGCAGCCGGATCACCGAGATGGTGGCGCTGTCCCAGCGGGTCGACGCCATCCCGTGCGCGCACGACCTCGAGGCCGCGGTCCGCGAACTACGACTGATCGCCGAGCACAAGCCGCGGTACAACCGCCGCTCCCGCTTCCCCGAACGGGCGCTGTGGATCCGCCTGACCGAGGAGCCCTTCCCGCGGCTGTCGGTCGTCCGCCGCGTCCGCCCCGGCGCGGGCGTCTTCCTCGGCCCCTTCCCCGACCGGCGCGCCGCCGACGCGGCCGTCGCCGCGGTCCACGAGGCGCTGCCCCTGCGGCAGTGCACGACCCGCATCTCGCCGCGGGTGTCCAGCTCGGCCTGCGCCCTGTTCGGCATGGGCCGGTGCGGCGGTCCCTGCACCGGCGCCCAGTCGGTCGAGGAGTACGCGTCGATCGCGGCGGTCTTCCGGGCGGCCGTCGACCACGACCCCCGCGACCTGCTCGCGCCGCTGCTCGCCCGGGTCGACCGGCTCGCCACCGAGGAGCGCTACGAGGACGCAGCGATTCTCCGTGACCGGGTGGCGGTCCTGGTGCGGGCCGTACGGCGCCGGCAGCGCCTGGAGTCACTCGCGGCCGTGCCCGAACTCGTCCTCGCCCGGACCGACGGCTCGCGGGGCTGGCACCTCTCCGTGGTCCGCCGCGGGCGGCTGGTGGCCGCGGGCGGCGCCCCGCGCGGCACGTCGGTGCGCGCCACGCTGCCGGGCCTGCTGGCCACCGCCGAGACCCCGGTAGGTCCCGACGACGAGCTCGCGGCCACCGTCGACGAGACCGAGCTCATCCTGCGCTGGATGGAGAAGCCCGGAACCCGTCTCGTGGAGCTCACCGGCACGCTGGCCTGCGCGGCCCCGGGCACGGGGGCGTTCAGCTCGTTCCTGGCCCGGGTGGGGACCGGGCACTCCGGTCGGGATCCCTTCGCCGACGACCGGTCGCTCGGCACGCGCGCCCGTCCGGAGCGGGTCACGGCAGGAACGGGCGGCCGTGGGCGGTCCCGGCTAGGCTCCCCCGCGTGA
- a CDS encoding Lrp/AsnC family transcriptional regulator, translated as MITAIVMIDAATDAIPEVAAAIADLEGVSEVYSTAGEVDLIAIVRVREFEQIAEVIAGRINKVPGVLETETHIAFRAYSRHDLDAAFSIGFETAD; from the coding sequence GTGATCACCGCCATCGTGATGATCGACGCGGCCACCGACGCGATCCCGGAGGTGGCGGCGGCGATCGCCGACCTCGAGGGAGTCAGCGAGGTCTACTCGACCGCCGGCGAGGTCGACCTGATCGCCATCGTCCGGGTCCGCGAGTTCGAGCAGATCGCCGAGGTGATCGCCGGGCGGATCAACAAGGTGCCCGGCGTGCTCGAGACCGAGACCCACATCGCCTTCCGCGCCTACTCGCGGCACGACCTCGACGCCGCGTTCTCCATCGGCTTCGAGACCGCCGACTAG
- the trpD gene encoding anthranilate phosphoribosyltransferase — translation MSAPAAGRRTWPQLYNRLLSREDLSSADTSWAMREVMTGEATPVQVAAFAVALRAKGESAEEVAGLAAEMIAQATPVRLSRDCVDIVGTGGDGAHTVNISTMAAVVAAAAGAPVAKHGGRAASSSSGSADVLEALGVVIDLPADGVARCVEDAGIGFFFAPVFHPGMRHAGPARREMGIATVFNFLGPLTNPARPVAAAIGCADGRMAPVMADVLAARGGRALVFRGDDGLDELTTATTSSVWVVRDGEVEADRLDPAALGIPASTPDALRGGSAQFNADVFRRVLDGEQGAVRDAVVLNAAAALAAFDERPARLHDAIAAGMERASAAIDDGRARDQLERWVQVSRVARG, via the coding sequence ATGAGCGCCCCCGCGGCCGGACGGCGGACGTGGCCGCAGCTGTACAACCGCCTGCTCTCCCGTGAGGACCTCTCCTCGGCCGACACCTCCTGGGCGATGCGCGAGGTGATGACCGGCGAGGCCACGCCCGTCCAGGTCGCGGCGTTCGCCGTCGCGCTCCGGGCGAAGGGTGAGTCGGCCGAGGAGGTCGCGGGCCTCGCCGCGGAGATGATCGCGCAAGCCACTCCGGTGCGGCTGTCCCGCGACTGCGTCGACATCGTCGGCACCGGTGGCGACGGTGCGCACACCGTGAACATCTCCACGATGGCGGCTGTGGTCGCCGCCGCGGCGGGTGCTCCGGTCGCCAAGCACGGTGGCCGCGCGGCGTCGTCGTCCTCGGGATCCGCGGACGTGCTGGAGGCGCTCGGCGTGGTCATCGACCTCCCCGCGGACGGCGTTGCGCGCTGTGTGGAGGACGCCGGCATCGGCTTCTTCTTCGCGCCGGTCTTCCACCCCGGGATGCGGCACGCCGGCCCGGCCCGGCGGGAGATGGGCATCGCCACCGTCTTCAACTTCCTCGGTCCGTTGACCAACCCCGCCCGGCCCGTCGCAGCCGCGATCGGTTGCGCCGACGGTCGGATGGCGCCGGTGATGGCCGATGTGCTGGCCGCCCGTGGGGGGCGTGCGCTGGTGTTCCGGGGCGACGACGGTCTGGACGAGCTGACGACGGCGACGACGTCGTCGGTGTGGGTCGTGCGCGACGGCGAGGTGGAAGCCGACCGGCTGGACCCCGCCGCACTGGGGATCCCCGCGTCCACACCGGATGCGCTGCGGGGTGGCTCGGCGCAGTTCAACGCCGACGTCTTCCGGCGAGTGCTCGACGGCGAGCAGGGGGCGGTCCGTGACGCGGTGGTCCTGAACGCGGCCGCGGCGCTGGCGGCCTTCGACGAGCGACCCGCCCGCCTGCACGACGCGATCGCGGCAGGCATGGAGCGGGCGTCGGCCGCCATCGACGACGGCCGCGCGAGGGATCAGCTCGAGCGCTGGGTACAGGTCAGCAGAGTCGCCCGCGGCTGA
- a CDS encoding heme-copper oxidase subunit III, producing MTLVTTAPVASSTFDTSRVHSLTRPNMVSVGTIIWLSSELMFFAGLFAMYFTARARATEGWPPEPTELNLPYATVFTVILVLSSVTCQFGVFAAENGNVYGLRRWFTITFVMGLIFVLAQANEYRVLVTDHGTTISSSTYGSVFYITTGFHALHVIGGLVAFVYLLVRSTMGRFTPAQATAAIVVSYYWHFVDVVWVGLFATIYLIR from the coding sequence ATGACCCTCGTGACAACGGCCCCCGTCGCGAGCAGCACCTTCGACACATCGCGGGTGCACTCCCTGACCCGACCGAACATGGTCAGCGTCGGCACCATCATCTGGCTCTCCAGCGAGCTGATGTTCTTCGCCGGCCTGTTCGCCATGTACTTCACCGCGCGAGCCCGGGCCACCGAGGGGTGGCCGCCGGAGCCGACGGAGCTGAACCTGCCGTACGCCACCGTCTTCACGGTCATCCTGGTGCTCTCCTCGGTGACCTGCCAGTTCGGAGTGTTCGCCGCGGAGAACGGCAACGTCTACGGCCTCCGGCGCTGGTTCACGATCACGTTCGTCATGGGTCTGATCTTCGTGCTGGCCCAGGCGAACGAGTACCGCGTCCTGGTGACGGACCACGGCACGACGATCTCGTCGTCGACGTACGGCTCGGTCTTCTACATCACGACCGGGTTCCACGCCCTGCACGTCATTGGAGGCCTCGTCGCCTTCGTCTACCTGCTCGTCCGGTCCACCATGGGCCGGTTCACGCCAGCACAGGCGACGGCCGCGATCGTGGTCTCCTACTACTGGCACTTCGTCGACGTCGTGTGGGTCGGGCTCTTCGCCACGATCTACCTGATCCGCTAG
- a CDS encoding c-type cytochrome, with amino-acid sequence MTALVLTGAMYSVFAPAQAADETTESAAEAAGRELYERSCITCHGENLEGVPNRGPSLIGVGEAAVYFQVHTGRMPLVRQEADAPDKPAVFSDEEIDQLMAYVQANGGGPTLPSGDLRAGDLAEGGELFRLNCASCHNFVGEGGALSSGKAAPSLESSNDLEIYTAMLTGPENMPVFGDNQLTPEEKRSIINYVQTINAQADPGGAGIGRTGPVAEGLVIWVVGIGALMFGIFWMGSKA; translated from the coding sequence ATGACCGCCCTGGTCCTCACCGGCGCGATGTACTCCGTGTTCGCGCCCGCCCAGGCGGCCGACGAGACGACGGAGTCCGCCGCCGAGGCCGCCGGTCGCGAGCTGTACGAGCGCAGCTGCATCACCTGCCACGGCGAGAACCTCGAGGGCGTGCCCAACCGCGGGCCGTCGCTCATCGGGGTCGGCGAGGCGGCCGTCTACTTCCAGGTGCACACCGGCCGCATGCCGCTGGTCCGCCAGGAGGCCGACGCGCCGGACAAGCCGGCCGTCTTCTCCGACGAGGAGATCGACCAGCTGATGGCCTACGTACAGGCCAACGGTGGCGGTCCGACGCTCCCGTCCGGCGACCTGCGCGCCGGCGACCTCGCCGAGGGCGGTGAGCTCTTCCGGCTCAACTGCGCCTCGTGCCACAACTTCGTGGGCGAGGGCGGTGCGCTCTCCTCGGGCAAGGCCGCTCCCAGCCTCGAGAGCTCCAACGATCTCGAGATCTACACGGCGATGCTGACCGGCCCCGAGAACATGCCGGTGTTCGGTGACAATCAGCTGACGCCGGAAGAGAAGCGCTCGATCATCAACTACGTGCAGACGATCAACGCGCAGGCCGACCCCGGCGGCGCCGGCATCGGCCGCACCGGTCCGGTCGCCGAGGGATTGGTGATCTGGGTCGTCGGCATCGGCGCCCTGATGTTCGGAATCTTCTGGATGGGGAGCAAGGCGTGA
- a CDS encoding ubiquinol-cytochrome c reductase iron-sulfur subunit, whose protein sequence is MSVRDTRPGSTGGADVPDTLYGGPDDDYTPEQLAAMSRQELDRLGARYDGVEIMHVDPGPEPDSVMEKRAVRQVGTVFALAGLFAFLFMVVYVGSGWFLPDWHWDITEGGWSALFTPMLGLFMGLSLLCVGVGLVLFTKKLLPHETAVQDKHDGSHFDRVTAGATLVGGWHNSGLARRKLITRSLAFMGGGVGVMLIMPLGGLIKDPTDGDPLGTTSWAEGVRLLRDDGTPIRPGDQEPGSLETVFPAVPGGNRQADAATMLIRLRPEQTDNLQPREGQAGFAYGDYVAYSKICTHAGCPVSLYEQETSRILCPCHQSQFDVTQGAKPVFGPATRALPQLPIGVDDEGFFIARSDYIEAVGPTYWNRERI, encoded by the coding sequence GTGAGCGTCCGCGACACCCGCCCCGGTTCCACCGGCGGCGCCGACGTCCCCGACACGCTGTACGGCGGGCCGGACGACGACTACACCCCCGAGCAGCTCGCGGCGATGAGCCGCCAGGAGCTCGACCGCCTCGGCGCGCGGTACGACGGCGTCGAGATCATGCACGTCGACCCCGGCCCCGAGCCGGACTCGGTCATGGAGAAGCGGGCCGTCCGGCAGGTCGGCACGGTCTTCGCCCTGGCCGGACTCTTCGCCTTCCTCTTCATGGTGGTCTACGTCGGCTCGGGCTGGTTCCTGCCCGACTGGCACTGGGACATCACCGAGGGTGGCTGGAGCGCCCTGTTCACGCCGATGCTGGGCCTGTTCATGGGCCTCTCGCTCCTCTGCGTCGGCGTCGGCCTGGTGCTCTTCACCAAGAAGCTGCTGCCGCACGAGACCGCGGTACAGGACAAGCACGACGGCTCGCACTTCGACCGCGTGACCGCCGGTGCGACGCTGGTCGGCGGCTGGCACAACAGCGGGCTGGCCCGCCGCAAGCTGATCACGCGGTCCCTGGCGTTCATGGGGGGCGGCGTGGGCGTCATGCTGATCATGCCGCTGGGTGGCCTGATCAAGGACCCGACCGACGGCGACCCGCTCGGCACCACCAGCTGGGCGGAAGGTGTGCGTCTCCTCCGCGATGACGGCACCCCGATCCGTCCCGGCGACCAGGAGCCGGGCTCGCTGGAGACGGTCTTCCCGGCCGTTCCCGGCGGGAACCGACAGGCCGACGCCGCCACGATGCTGATCCGGCTGCGTCCGGAGCAGACCGACAACCTGCAGCCCCGGGAGGGGCAGGCGGGCTTCGCGTACGGCGACTACGTCGCGTACTCCAAGATCTGCACCCACGCCGGCTGCCCCGTGTCGCTCTACGAGCAGGAGACCAGCCGGATCCTCTGCCCGTGCCACCAGTCGCAGTTCGACGTCACCCAGGGCGCCAAGCCGGTGTTCGGCCCAGCCACCCGGGCTCTCCCGCAGCTGCCCATCGGCGTCGACGACGAAGGCTTCTTCATCGCGCGCAGCGATTACATTGAGGCCGTAGGCCCCACCTACTGGAACCGGGAGCGCATCTGA